The following coding sequences are from one Electrophorus electricus isolate fEleEle1 chromosome 22, fEleEle1.pri, whole genome shotgun sequence window:
- the LOC113591938 gene encoding olfactomedin-like protein 2A isoform X2 encodes MCNLPQLLACILLISTHVVSQNKIFSEDEVHMTSEGSDCRCKCVMRPLPRDACVRLKSGRVRVEDYYTIETVSSGADCRCSCTAPPSSLNPCENEWRMEKLKKQAPELLKLQSVVDLLHGALFSTDLLKIHAYINKVVSQMNNLEEVFKTNLTQEKEYVRDSMAVLTNQLQQYENYSNIMISIKEELSNLHHWVQQKDSTPKSKAALGGKLKDSSTFLTKKTEKAKAQAKTAKLVKAKQEGTSILQPKRAEPAGKSQPSQQHPGHVRGITYYKASKPDHNTGLEAESDDANTMQEVKEAIILPTTLATYTNATATITTASSTTATTTTTQSTTTSSTIAREERPAPTILLTLDNTINYTPTAAEVICEGTIASVAPPVKHHSYGRNEGAWMKDPIAKDSKIYVTNYYYGNNLVEFRNLDNFKQGRWSNLYKLPYNWIGTGHVVYRGAFYYNRAFTKNIIKYELRQRYVAAWMQLHDAVYEDTTPWNWRGHSDIDFAVDESGLWVIYPSSDYDHSEVIVVAKLDPNDLSVRKETTWRTGLKRNSYGNCFIACGVLYAVDVYDRLDAEVLYAYDTHTGAEASPGLLFVNKYAFTTQIDYNPKEKVLYAWDNGHQVTYNITFIEQEQK; translated from the exons ATGTGTAACCTCCCTCAACTCCTAGCGTGTATACTTCTGATATCGACGCATGTGGTGTCCCAAAACAAG ATTTTCAGTGAGGATGAAGTGCATATGACATCAGAAGGTTCGGATTGTCGTTGTAAATGCGTGATGCGTCCTTTGCCAAGAGATGCATGTGTGCGGTTGAAGAGTGGACGTGTGCGAGTGGAGGATTACTACACCATAGAAACAGTGAGTTCGGGGGCTGACTGTAGGTGCTCCTGCACTGCTCCACCTTCCTCACTCAACCCCTGTGAAAATGAATGGAGAatggagaaactgaaaaaacaagcacCCGAACTACTAaag CTGCAGTCAGTGGTGGACCTGCTGCATGGAGCTCTGTTCAGTACAGACCTGTTGAAGATCCACGCCTACATTAACAAAGTGGTGTCTCAGATGAACAATCTGGAGGAG GTTTTCAAGACTAACCTAACCCAGGAAAAGGAGTATGTGCGAGACAGCATGGCAGTTTTGACCAACCAGCTGCAACAATATGAAAATTACTCCAACATCATGATTAGCATAAAGGAAGAGCTATCCAATCTGCACCATTGGGTGCAACAGAAGGATTCCACTCCTAAAAGCAAG GCCGCACTTGGTGGGAAGTTGAAAGACTCCAGCACATTTCTCACAAAAAAAACTGAGAAAGCAAAAGCACAAGCCAAAACAGCTAAGCTAGTCAAGGCCAAGCAGGAGGGGACTAGTATACTCCAGCCCAAGAGAGCTGAACCAGCCGGAAAAAGCCAACCCagtcagcaacacccaggacatgTCCGTGGCATCACTTATTACAAAGCAAGCAAACCAGACCACAACACAG GTCTTGAGGCTGAATCTGATGACGCTAACACCATGCAGGAGGTGAAGGAAGCAATCATACTGCCCACCACTCTTGCAACATACACTAATGCAACTGCAACAATAACCACAGCCTCCAGCACTACAGCTACCACAACAACAACTCAAAGCACAACAACCAGCAGTACAATAGCAAGAGAGGAGCGACCAGCTCCAACCATCTTGCTAACACTGGATAACACCATCAACTACACTCCCACTGCAGCAG AGGTCATATGTGAGGGAACAATAGCGTCTGTGGCCCCACCTGTGAAACATCACAGCTATGGCAGGAACGAGGGTGCATGGATGAAGGACCCTATTGCCAAGGACTCCAAAATCTATGTCACCAACTATTACTATGGCAACAACTTGGTGGAGTTCAGAAACTTGGACAACTTCAAACAAG GTCGTTGGAGTAACCTGTACAAACTACCCTATAACTGGATTGGAACTGGTCATGTGGTGTACAGGGGGGCTTTTTATTATAACCGTGCTTTCACCAAGAACATCATCAAGTATGAGCTCCGTCAGCGCTATGTGGCGGCCTGGATGCAGCTCCATGATGCTGTGTATGAGGACACCACGCCCTGGAATTGGAGGGGCCACTCAGACATTGACTTCGCCGTGGATGAGAGTGGACTGTGGGTCATATATCCATCATCTGATTATGACCACTCTGAAGTCATTGTGGTGGCCAAACTTGACCCCAATGACCTTTCAGTTCGGAAAGAAACAACATGGCGAACAGGGCTAAAAAGGAACTCATATGGAAACTGCTTTATTGCCTGTGGTGTTCTGTATGCTGTTGATGTGTATGACCGGCTAGACGCTGAAGTATTGTATgcatatgacacacacacgggtgcCGAAGCATCCCCGGGGTTGCTGTTTGTGAACAAGTATGCCTTCACCACGCAGATTGACTATAATCCAAAGGAAAAGGTGCTGTATGCCTGGGACAATGGACACCAGGTCACCTATAACATCACCTTTATAGAGCAAGAACAGAAATGA
- the LOC113591938 gene encoding olfactomedin-like protein 2A isoform X1, producing MCNLPQLLACILLISTHVVSQNKIFSEDEVHMTSEGSDCRCKCVMRPLPRDACVRLKSGRVRVEDYYTIETVSSGADCRCSCTAPPSSLNPCENEWRMEKLKKQAPELLKLQSVVDLLHGALFSTDLLKIHAYINKVVSQMNNLEEVFKTNLTQEKEYVRDSMAVLTNQLQQYENYSNIMISIKEELSNLHHWVQQKDSTPKSKTGLYLQAALGGKLKDSSTFLTKKTEKAKAQAKTAKLVKAKQEGTSILQPKRAEPAGKSQPSQQHPGHVRGITYYKASKPDHNTGLEAESDDANTMQEVKEAIILPTTLATYTNATATITTASSTTATTTTTQSTTTSSTIAREERPAPTILLTLDNTINYTPTAAEVICEGTIASVAPPVKHHSYGRNEGAWMKDPIAKDSKIYVTNYYYGNNLVEFRNLDNFKQGRWSNLYKLPYNWIGTGHVVYRGAFYYNRAFTKNIIKYELRQRYVAAWMQLHDAVYEDTTPWNWRGHSDIDFAVDESGLWVIYPSSDYDHSEVIVVAKLDPNDLSVRKETTWRTGLKRNSYGNCFIACGVLYAVDVYDRLDAEVLYAYDTHTGAEASPGLLFVNKYAFTTQIDYNPKEKVLYAWDNGHQVTYNITFIEQEQK from the exons ATGTGTAACCTCCCTCAACTCCTAGCGTGTATACTTCTGATATCGACGCATGTGGTGTCCCAAAACAAG ATTTTCAGTGAGGATGAAGTGCATATGACATCAGAAGGTTCGGATTGTCGTTGTAAATGCGTGATGCGTCCTTTGCCAAGAGATGCATGTGTGCGGTTGAAGAGTGGACGTGTGCGAGTGGAGGATTACTACACCATAGAAACAGTGAGTTCGGGGGCTGACTGTAGGTGCTCCTGCACTGCTCCACCTTCCTCACTCAACCCCTGTGAAAATGAATGGAGAatggagaaactgaaaaaacaagcacCCGAACTACTAaag CTGCAGTCAGTGGTGGACCTGCTGCATGGAGCTCTGTTCAGTACAGACCTGTTGAAGATCCACGCCTACATTAACAAAGTGGTGTCTCAGATGAACAATCTGGAGGAG GTTTTCAAGACTAACCTAACCCAGGAAAAGGAGTATGTGCGAGACAGCATGGCAGTTTTGACCAACCAGCTGCAACAATATGAAAATTACTCCAACATCATGATTAGCATAAAGGAAGAGCTATCCAATCTGCACCATTGGGTGCAACAGAAGGATTCCACTCCTAAAAGCAAG ACTGGGTTATATTTGCAGGCCGCACTTGGTGGGAAGTTGAAAGACTCCAGCACATTTCTCACAAAAAAAACTGAGAAAGCAAAAGCACAAGCCAAAACAGCTAAGCTAGTCAAGGCCAAGCAGGAGGGGACTAGTATACTCCAGCCCAAGAGAGCTGAACCAGCCGGAAAAAGCCAACCCagtcagcaacacccaggacatgTCCGTGGCATCACTTATTACAAAGCAAGCAAACCAGACCACAACACAG GTCTTGAGGCTGAATCTGATGACGCTAACACCATGCAGGAGGTGAAGGAAGCAATCATACTGCCCACCACTCTTGCAACATACACTAATGCAACTGCAACAATAACCACAGCCTCCAGCACTACAGCTACCACAACAACAACTCAAAGCACAACAACCAGCAGTACAATAGCAAGAGAGGAGCGACCAGCTCCAACCATCTTGCTAACACTGGATAACACCATCAACTACACTCCCACTGCAGCAG AGGTCATATGTGAGGGAACAATAGCGTCTGTGGCCCCACCTGTGAAACATCACAGCTATGGCAGGAACGAGGGTGCATGGATGAAGGACCCTATTGCCAAGGACTCCAAAATCTATGTCACCAACTATTACTATGGCAACAACTTGGTGGAGTTCAGAAACTTGGACAACTTCAAACAAG GTCGTTGGAGTAACCTGTACAAACTACCCTATAACTGGATTGGAACTGGTCATGTGGTGTACAGGGGGGCTTTTTATTATAACCGTGCTTTCACCAAGAACATCATCAAGTATGAGCTCCGTCAGCGCTATGTGGCGGCCTGGATGCAGCTCCATGATGCTGTGTATGAGGACACCACGCCCTGGAATTGGAGGGGCCACTCAGACATTGACTTCGCCGTGGATGAGAGTGGACTGTGGGTCATATATCCATCATCTGATTATGACCACTCTGAAGTCATTGTGGTGGCCAAACTTGACCCCAATGACCTTTCAGTTCGGAAAGAAACAACATGGCGAACAGGGCTAAAAAGGAACTCATATGGAAACTGCTTTATTGCCTGTGGTGTTCTGTATGCTGTTGATGTGTATGACCGGCTAGACGCTGAAGTATTGTATgcatatgacacacacacgggtgcCGAAGCATCCCCGGGGTTGCTGTTTGTGAACAAGTATGCCTTCACCACGCAGATTGACTATAATCCAAAGGAAAAGGTGCTGTATGCCTGGGACAATGGACACCAGGTCACCTATAACATCACCTTTATAGAGCAAGAACAGAAATGA